In Fluviispira sanaruensis, a genomic segment contains:
- a CDS encoding glycosyltransferase family 2 protein: MEVKEIYEQYQKSQNYDISTFVPEPEKLTAIVITKNEEKNIARCLSSLDFVDEIIIVDSGSTDKTIEIAKKFSKVCVIQTKWYGFVENKRIAVEKAEHDWILWVDADEVVPVDLAKEWDERVAEGTFHETAGIDVARKTFFLNHWVKHSGWYPGRVTRFFHKKRAYFNDNILHEGVVAKQGYIVESFKTDLLHYSYTSIYQYFDKMNKYGFAGANEIKRKRKIVFLPQLFLQPMWTFFRFYFLKKGFLDGRIGLIVCIGASFSNFIKYANYFFLKKYNYVEINEKE; this comes from the coding sequence ATGGAAGTAAAAGAAATCTACGAACAATATCAGAAAAGTCAAAACTATGACATTTCAACTTTTGTTCCAGAGCCTGAAAAGCTCACAGCGATCGTTATCACCAAAAATGAAGAGAAAAATATTGCAAGATGTCTTTCCTCCCTAGATTTTGTTGATGAAATAATTATCGTTGACTCGGGCAGCACAGATAAGACGATTGAAATTGCAAAAAAATTTAGCAAAGTCTGTGTCATTCAAACAAAATGGTATGGTTTTGTTGAAAATAAAAGAATTGCTGTCGAAAAAGCTGAGCACGATTGGATTCTTTGGGTCGATGCCGATGAAGTGGTACCTGTAGATCTTGCAAAAGAATGGGATGAACGTGTGGCAGAAGGAACTTTTCATGAAACTGCTGGGATTGACGTCGCGCGCAAAACTTTTTTCTTAAATCACTGGGTAAAGCATTCAGGTTGGTATCCAGGTCGGGTTACGCGATTTTTCCATAAAAAACGGGCATATTTCAATGACAACATTTTGCATGAGGGTGTCGTTGCCAAACAAGGATATATTGTTGAAAGTTTTAAAACAGATCTTTTACATTACTCATATACATCTATTTATCAATATTTTGATAAAATGAACAAATATGGATTTGCAGGAGCGAATGAAATTAAAAGAAAAAGAAAAATCGTTTTTCTTCCACAATTATTTTTACAGCCAATGTGGACATTTTTTCGTTTTTATTTCTTAAAAAAAGGCTTTCTTGATGGCCGAATTGGTCTTATTGTTTGCATTGGTGCATCCTTTTCAAATTTCATAAAATATGCAAATTATTTTTTCCTAAAAAAATATAACTATGTAGAAATCAATGAAAAAGAATAA
- the rplS gene encoding 50S ribosomal protein L19, giving the protein MKHPILKSFESKYMRAKPLPNFKAGDTVCVWVKIQEGTEKDGTPKYRLQSFEGTVIRYRKGTTNSTFLVRKMSAGAIGVERNFFAHSPLIDHVDIKVRGKVRRSRIYYIRKLRGKAARISSRYVSAEELKASV; this is encoded by the coding sequence ATGAAGCATCCTATTCTTAAATCTTTTGAATCAAAGTACATGCGCGCAAAGCCATTGCCTAATTTCAAGGCTGGTGACACTGTGTGCGTTTGGGTAAAAATCCAAGAAGGTACTGAAAAAGACGGAACTCCAAAATACCGTTTACAATCTTTCGAAGGAACTGTGATTCGTTACCGCAAGGGTACAACGAATTCTACTTTCCTCGTTCGTAAAATGTCTGCTGGGGCTATTGGTGTTGAGCGTAACTTCTTTGCGCACTCACCACTTATCGACCATGTTGATATTAAAGTTCGTGGTAAAGTTCGTCGTTCCAGAATTTACTACATCCGTAAGCTTCGCGGTAAAGCTGCTCGTATTTCGAGTCGCTATGTATCTGCAGAAGAGCTTAAGGCATCAGTGTAA
- the guaA gene encoding glutamine-hydrolyzing GMP synthase: MILVIDFGSQFTQLVARRVRELSVYSEIVPFKNGKEKILELKKQGKLSGVIFSGGPHSVYEENAPKIDINIEELGVPLLGICYGLQLINYMLGGKVSPAKNREYGFEKIKIENNINKNNPLFNLIGREENIVWMSHGDQIQELSSKLTIDSLTRNGVISSFHHNELPIFGLQFHPEVEHSLCGKEIIKHFVEEICQDKKSWDSSSQIENAVKSIRETVDKEGKDTKVICALSGGVDSCVAAVLAQKAVGDRLLCLFINNGLLRKNEYNEVLDRFKKDLNLNVKGVDASELFLGRLAGVQDPEQKRKIIGNTFIDVFEAETKEIPNAKFLVQGTLYPDVIESISLHGTSVTIKTHHNVGGLPEKMKFKLIEPLRELFKDEVRRLGAEMGIPQDMLARHPFPGPGLGIRVLGEVTKERLNILREADAIFIEELKKQNHYHSTWQAFVVLLPVNSVGVMGDGRTYESVAAIRCVSATDGMTADWTKLPYDFLAHVSSRIINEVKGINRVVYDISTKPPATIEWE, translated from the coding sequence ATGATTCTCGTTATCGATTTTGGTTCTCAATTTACACAACTCGTTGCAAGAAGAGTAAGAGAGCTATCTGTTTATTCTGAAATTGTCCCATTCAAAAATGGAAAAGAAAAAATTCTCGAACTCAAAAAGCAAGGTAAATTATCGGGCGTCATATTTTCCGGCGGACCTCATAGCGTATATGAAGAAAATGCCCCTAAAATTGACATTAATATTGAAGAACTTGGTGTCCCACTTTTAGGTATTTGTTATGGTCTGCAACTTATAAATTATATGCTTGGCGGTAAAGTTTCTCCTGCAAAAAATAGAGAATATGGCTTCGAGAAAATTAAAATTGAAAATAATATTAATAAAAATAATCCTCTGTTTAATTTAATCGGCAGAGAAGAAAATATCGTATGGATGAGTCATGGCGATCAAATTCAAGAACTCTCCAGTAAATTGACAATCGATTCTCTGACAAGAAACGGTGTTATATCTTCCTTTCATCATAATGAACTTCCTATTTTTGGTCTCCAATTCCATCCAGAAGTTGAACATTCACTCTGTGGAAAAGAAATTATCAAACATTTTGTAGAAGAAATTTGTCAAGATAAAAAATCTTGGGACAGCTCTTCACAAATTGAAAATGCTGTTAAATCAATTAGAGAAACTGTTGATAAAGAAGGAAAAGACACAAAAGTTATCTGCGCTCTCAGTGGCGGTGTTGACTCTTGTGTAGCAGCTGTTCTTGCACAAAAGGCTGTTGGGGACAGATTACTTTGTTTATTTATTAACAATGGTTTGTTACGTAAAAATGAATACAATGAAGTTCTTGACCGCTTTAAAAAAGATCTCAATCTAAATGTCAAAGGCGTAGATGCATCGGAGCTCTTTCTTGGCAGACTCGCAGGCGTACAAGACCCAGAACAAAAGCGTAAAATAATTGGCAATACTTTTATAGATGTCTTTGAAGCTGAAACAAAAGAAATTCCAAATGCAAAATTTTTAGTTCAAGGCACTCTTTACCCCGATGTTATTGAATCTATTTCTTTGCATGGAACAAGTGTGACGATAAAAACCCACCACAATGTGGGTGGATTGCCTGAGAAAATGAAGTTTAAACTCATTGAGCCACTTAGAGAACTTTTTAAAGATGAAGTGAGAAGATTGGGCGCCGAAATGGGTATTCCGCAGGACATGCTTGCTCGTCATCCTTTTCCAGGACCAGGTCTAGGTATTCGCGTTCTAGGAGAAGTCACAAAAGAAAGATTAAATATTCTGCGTGAAGCAGACGCTATTTTTATCGAAGAACTCAAAAAGCAAAATCACTATCATTCAACTTGGCAGGCATTTGTGGTGCTCTTACCCGTTAATTCCGTAGGAGTGATGGGCGATGGGCGGACTTATGAAAGCGTTGCTGCAATTCGTTGTGTCAGTGCAACAGATGGCATGACGGCTGATTGGACAAAGCTTCCATATGACTTTTTAGCACATGTTTCTTCAAGAATTATAAATGAAGTTAAGGGCATAAACAGAGTCGTGTATGACATTAGCACCAAGCCACCAGCGACGATTGAGTGGGAGTAG
- the guaB gene encoding IMP dehydrogenase, with amino-acid sequence MNTNFTKENSLFSKKIVSDALTFDDVLLLPGYSETLPHEANVSSYISKNLKLHSPIVSAAMDTVTEHELAASIARQGGLGIIHKNLTPDDQAEEVKLVKRSESGVVLNPIQVSPLDTIQSAKSIMESRRISGLPVVENGRLVGLVTGRDVRFESDPAKVIKDIMTERSRLIVMRKEHRDAPWEQNLFEQVKNLLQKHRIKKVPIVDAEDRLVGLITRRDIESAIKYPNASKDSSGKLLVGAAVGVTPFDVEKRIPALVEAGVDVLVIDTAHGHSKGVISTVAAIKKQYGNKITIVAGNIATGEAAKALADAGADCVKVGIGPGSICTTRIVAGIGVPQISAIMSVAEALAGTDVKIIADGGIKYSGDIVKALAAGAHLVMLGGLFAGTEESPGERVSFQGKVYKRYRGMGSLGAMKLGSKDRYFQGTQSDNNKLVPEGIEGQVPYRGPLSDVIHQLVGGIRAGMGYTGAKDILDLHEKAKFVKITAAGLKESHVHDVTITEEAPNYSLHRS; translated from the coding sequence ATGAATACTAATTTTACTAAAGAAAACTCATTATTTTCTAAAAAAATTGTCTCAGACGCATTAACATTCGATGACGTCCTTTTATTACCTGGTTACTCAGAAACCTTACCGCACGAAGCAAATGTAAGTTCATATATTTCAAAGAATCTAAAACTTCATAGCCCTATCGTTTCTGCAGCAATGGACACGGTGACTGAGCATGAGCTTGCGGCAAGCATTGCTCGCCAGGGTGGACTTGGAATTATTCACAAGAACTTAACACCTGATGATCAAGCAGAAGAAGTTAAACTGGTGAAACGTTCAGAAAGTGGAGTTGTTTTAAATCCAATTCAAGTTTCTCCACTCGATACAATTCAGTCCGCTAAATCCATAATGGAATCGCGTAGAATATCTGGACTCCCTGTTGTTGAGAATGGAAGACTCGTCGGCCTTGTTACAGGACGCGACGTTCGCTTTGAATCCGATCCCGCAAAAGTTATAAAAGATATAATGACTGAACGCAGTCGTCTTATAGTTATGAGGAAAGAGCACAGAGACGCACCTTGGGAGCAGAATCTGTTTGAACAAGTTAAAAATCTTTTGCAAAAACATAGAATTAAAAAGGTTCCGATTGTTGATGCCGAAGATCGTTTGGTTGGTCTCATCACAAGAAGAGATATCGAAAGTGCAATCAAATATCCAAATGCATCGAAAGACTCCTCAGGCAAACTTCTGGTAGGCGCAGCCGTTGGCGTGACTCCTTTTGATGTTGAGAAGCGCATCCCAGCACTTGTTGAAGCAGGCGTTGATGTTCTTGTCATTGACACCGCACATGGACATAGCAAAGGCGTGATCTCAACAGTCGCTGCTATTAAAAAGCAATATGGCAATAAAATAACTATAGTTGCAGGCAATATTGCCACTGGCGAAGCAGCAAAAGCACTTGCCGATGCAGGAGCTGATTGTGTGAAAGTCGGAATTGGCCCAGGTTCTATCTGCACAACTCGTATCGTAGCGGGCATAGGAGTTCCACAAATCAGCGCTATTATGAGCGTTGCCGAAGCTCTTGCAGGAACCGATGTTAAAATCATTGCTGATGGCGGGATCAAATACAGTGGTGACATTGTCAAAGCACTTGCCGCTGGAGCCCACTTGGTCATGCTCGGTGGACTTTTTGCTGGTACAGAAGAATCCCCAGGTGAAAGAGTGAGTTTTCAAGGAAAAGTTTACAAACGCTACAGAGGAATGGGTTCTTTAGGCGCTATGAAATTGGGCTCTAAAGATCGTTATTTCCAAGGCACTCAAAGTGATAATAACAAGTTAGTTCCAGAAGGAATTGAAGGTCAGGTTCCATACAGAGGACCTCTCTCCGATGTTATCCATCAACTCGTTGGTGGAATTAGAGCTGGCATGGGTTACACAGGAGCAAAAGACATTCTCGATCTTCACGAGAAGGCTAAATTTGTAAAGATCACTGCAGCAGGCTTAAAAGAAAGTCATGTGCACGACGTCACAATCACGGAAGAAGCTCCAAACTACAGTCTCCACAGATCATAA
- the rplT gene encoding 50S ribosomal protein L20: MARVKRGFKLRRRHKRVLKLAKGYRGTRSRLYRTAIQIVRRALCYAYRDRKVKKRDFRALWIQRINAASRAHGLPYSKFMNGLKKASITLDRKQLSDIAIHDEAVFAVLVQKSKAALITK; encoded by the coding sequence ATGGCTCGCGTAAAACGTGGCTTTAAACTTCGTCGTCGTCATAAAAGAGTTCTTAAATTAGCTAAAGGATACCGCGGCACTCGTAGTAGACTTTATCGTACAGCAATACAAATTGTTCGTAGAGCACTTTGCTATGCATACCGTGACCGTAAGGTTAAAAAACGTGATTTCCGTGCACTCTGGATCCAACGTATCAACGCTGCATCAAGAGCTCATGGTTTACCATACAGCAAGTTCATGAATGGTCTTAAGAAAGCGAGCATCACTCTCGATCGTAAGCAACTTTCTGACATTGCTATTCACGATGAAGCTGTTTTTGCGGTACTTGTGCAAAAATCAAAGGCTGCTTTAATAACTAAGTAA
- a CDS encoding SDR family oxidoreductase — translation MFESNLLESKKILVTGGGTGLGKSMSERFLSLGAHVVICGRREEVLKETCKEFNNKFKSEKASYKVCDVKDAASVENMIESIFSEGGLNILVNNAAGNFISRTEDLSPRAVDAVLNIVLHGTSYVTLACAKRWLKTQQKAAVLNIVTTYATTGSAFVVPSAMAKAGVLAMTRSLAVEWGGKGIRMNAIAPGPFPTEGAWERLVPNANLGEQLEGKNPLGRAGQHIELANLASYLVSDYAAFINGEVVTIDGGEWLQGAGEFNFLKSMKTEDWEMMQKKRAK, via the coding sequence ATGTTTGAGTCAAATCTTTTAGAAAGTAAAAAAATATTAGTAACTGGGGGTGGAACTGGACTTGGTAAAAGTATGTCAGAACGATTTTTATCTCTTGGCGCACATGTAGTTATTTGTGGAAGAAGAGAAGAAGTTCTCAAAGAAACTTGTAAAGAATTTAATAATAAATTCAAAAGTGAAAAGGCTTCGTATAAAGTGTGTGATGTGAAAGATGCAGCATCTGTTGAAAACATGATTGAAAGTATTTTTTCGGAAGGTGGATTGAATATTTTAGTAAATAATGCTGCAGGGAATTTTATATCTCGTACAGAAGATTTATCACCAAGAGCAGTCGACGCTGTGCTCAATATAGTTTTGCATGGCACAAGTTATGTGACTCTAGCATGTGCAAAAAGATGGTTAAAAACACAGCAAAAAGCTGCAGTTTTAAATATAGTGACAACATATGCCACAACTGGATCTGCATTTGTTGTTCCATCTGCAATGGCAAAAGCAGGTGTACTAGCTATGACAAGAAGTTTGGCAGTGGAATGGGGAGGAAAAGGAATACGCATGAATGCAATTGCACCAGGACCTTTTCCAACAGAAGGAGCTTGGGAAAGGCTTGTACCCAATGCGAATCTTGGTGAACAATTAGAAGGAAAAAACCCACTAGGAAGAGCTGGTCAGCATATTGAATTAGCAAATTTAGCCTCATACCTTGTTTCGGATTACGCTGCATTTATCAATGGAGAAGTCGTTACCATTGATGGTGGTGAGTGGTTGCAAGGCGCTGGGGAATTTAATTTTTTAAAATCTATGAAAACCGAAGATTGGGAAATGATGCAAAAGAAGCGGGCAAAATAA
- a CDS encoding NADH-quinone oxidoreductase subunit N yields the protein MSSNFMMSRLPEIVKDAIQNRLWNDILPSSSFYLLAAPILLLLIGSLITMILGVFKTDPEKPCYPSWYVAVFICFASAALAITAKIETPVAFLGSGVLIDEISSVSFSVIAIGTLFTLMASSMTAIGKQLLRSELISLLLMSAAGLMIMCSAGEFLGFFIGLELTSISLYVLVGYQRKSFQGMEAAIKYFILGAAASAIILMGAALIYASIGSLRFSDFRNLNISIDHPFSLLGVLLLFSGLSFKLAIAPFHSWAPDVYQGANSHLTGFMASLVKFSIAIVFMRILSSSLGEGRHTSLIVMFWVLGAFSIVVGSLFGLVHNSLKRMLAYSSVANAGYFCLAFASLASNPTSLEAKQSLMSYAVIYAVLSMGAFTVIAWFEDHNREDLLKEELAGMGSKKPFAAFALTIFLFGFAGIPPVAGFFGKFFLILSAVNQGLIGLSIILVVFSCLSLYYYLSVMVEMWFKPSTRYSAQSNQDSETNSGMLILSLIAVIASLFIGIFGPRWAINLDYSQAVEKNTRIINTADTIEEQTQADASVIHFSR from the coding sequence ATGTCGTCAAATTTTATGATGTCTCGACTCCCAGAAATTGTAAAAGATGCAATTCAAAATAGATTGTGGAACGATATTTTACCAAGTTCTTCTTTCTATCTTCTTGCAGCGCCCATTTTATTGTTACTAATTGGCTCACTTATTACCATGATTTTGGGAGTTTTCAAAACAGACCCAGAAAAACCTTGTTACCCTTCATGGTACGTTGCAGTTTTCATATGTTTTGCTTCTGCTGCTCTTGCAATCACTGCAAAAATTGAAACTCCTGTCGCTTTTCTTGGTAGCGGTGTTTTAATTGATGAGATTTCTTCGGTATCTTTTTCAGTTATTGCTATTGGTACTTTATTCACTTTAATGGCAAGTTCGATGACAGCAATTGGAAAACAATTGTTACGTTCGGAATTAATTTCTCTTTTATTAATGTCAGCAGCAGGACTCATGATAATGTGCTCTGCTGGAGAGTTTCTAGGATTTTTTATTGGCCTCGAATTAACAAGTATTTCACTCTATGTTCTTGTTGGCTACCAAAGAAAAAGCTTTCAAGGTATGGAAGCAGCCATTAAATATTTTATTCTGGGTGCAGCAGCTTCGGCTATTATATTAATGGGTGCAGCCCTTATTTATGCAAGTATTGGTTCATTGCGTTTTTCAGACTTTAGAAATTTAAATATTTCAATTGACCATCCCTTTTCTCTCCTCGGAGTTCTCCTGTTATTTAGTGGCCTCTCTTTTAAACTTGCCATTGCCCCATTTCACTCTTGGGCACCTGACGTTTATCAAGGAGCTAATTCTCATCTGACAGGCTTTATGGCTTCTTTAGTCAAATTCAGTATTGCTATTGTTTTTATGAGAATCTTAAGCTCAAGTTTGGGAGAAGGCAGGCACACAAGTTTAATCGTAATGTTCTGGGTTTTGGGAGCATTCTCAATCGTAGTGGGCTCACTTTTTGGCCTTGTGCACAACAGTCTAAAACGCATGCTTGCTTATTCATCTGTTGCCAATGCCGGTTACTTTTGTCTTGCTTTTGCTTCTCTTGCGTCCAATCCCACGAGCCTAGAAGCGAAACAATCCCTTATGTCTTACGCAGTCATTTATGCTGTGTTAAGCATGGGTGCATTTACAGTGATTGCTTGGTTTGAAGACCATAATAGAGAAGATCTTCTGAAAGAAGAACTCGCTGGAATGGGTTCTAAAAAACCTTTCGCTGCTTTTGCTCTCACTATTTTCCTTTTTGGTTTCGCAGGAATTCCTCCCGTAGCAGGCTTTTTCGGAAAATTCTTTTTAATTCTCTCTGCAGTAAATCAAGGACTTATTGGTTTATCCATTATTTTAGTCGTATTTAGCTGCTTGTCACTTTATTACTATCTTTCTGTGATGGTTGAAATGTGGTTTAAACCATCCACTCGTTATTCTGCACAAAGTAATCAAGATTCAGAAACAAATTCTGGGATGCTTATTTTATCGTTAATTGCAGTGATAGCTTCTTTATTTATCGGTATTTTTGGCCCACGTTGGGCAATTAATCTCGATTATTCACAAGCCGTAGAAAAAAATACGAGAATCATTAATACTGCGGATACGATTGAAGAACAAACCCAAGCAGACGCTTCGGTTATTCATTTTTCTCGCTAA
- a CDS encoding large ribosomal subunit protein bL35 → MAKSKAKIKAKVAKSKGKVSKAIKTKRAAAKRYKLTATGLVKVPHVGKQHKATSKNRSRKTRLKKLKIMRAESSRLVSRCLPNGL, encoded by the coding sequence ATGGCAAAGTCCAAAGCTAAGATAAAAGCTAAAGTTGCTAAGTCCAAAGGGAAAGTTAGCAAGGCTATTAAGACTAAAAGAGCTGCAGCTAAACGTTATAAGTTGACAGCAACTGGTCTTGTTAAGGTTCCTCACGTAGGAAAGCAACACAAAGCAACTTCTAAGAACCGCAGCCGTAAAACACGCTTGAAAAAGCTTAAAATCATGCGCGCTGAGAGTTCAAGATTGGTTTCCCGTTGCCTACCAAACGGTTTATAA
- a CDS encoding iron-containing alcohol dehydrogenase: MSIFFEKMTQAFADEKIDPIANKKIPIQYCCHNYEDFSEKITQILSKYKNNKVFILHDGKNKKSDKDSNTNILEKISKILANTFSVIEKNLATESNSNCDEIHASEYFLKKTTDLILNETDCEIYIALGSGTITDLLKHSLFLNKPNALFISIPTAMTVTAFSSSFSVVDISGAKRTRQSKDIYATFWLTPLLQAAPMELSRAGYGDLLARFVAYGDWYLGFKLGISEKYDELAFRLMEVFAEPLKQVASEFGQKELSTRAVEISAAALAMAGIAMSLSGETTPLSGYEHVISHALDFLRLSSDRPLVLHGEQVALASLTSAMSFEWLLEIENFDLKKFRSMNEKDTNQIINHFFSAAPFFGKDEDKFSESERKKIDINLSAKLHSAKEIFISDYLKKSQKWDIAKERFTDFIHEWPEIKAHLKKLTLSSHSMQALLEQAQLPIFPEATTPNTTALEYRWAIRFAPFIRSRFCLADFIFWIGEDCCIAAAT, from the coding sequence ATGAGCATTTTTTTTGAAAAAATGACCCAAGCATTTGCAGATGAAAAGATAGATCCCATTGCAAATAAAAAAATACCCATACAATACTGCTGCCATAATTATGAAGATTTTTCTGAAAAAATCACACAGATTTTATCTAAATACAAAAATAATAAAGTATTTATTTTACATGATGGAAAAAATAAAAAATCTGACAAAGACTCTAATACAAATATTTTAGAAAAAATATCTAAAATTCTCGCTAATACATTCTCTGTTATTGAAAAAAATCTTGCAACAGAAAGCAATTCCAACTGTGACGAAATCCATGCTTCGGAATATTTTTTAAAAAAAACAACCGACCTTATTCTAAATGAAACAGATTGTGAGATTTATATTGCTTTGGGCAGTGGAACGATCACCGATCTTTTAAAACATTCGCTTTTTTTAAATAAACCCAATGCTCTTTTTATTTCAATACCGACAGCAATGACAGTAACTGCATTTTCCTCGTCTTTTTCTGTCGTGGACATTTCCGGAGCAAAAAGAACAAGGCAATCAAAGGATATCTATGCTACTTTTTGGCTTACCCCCCTTTTACAAGCAGCACCGATGGAACTTTCCCGTGCTGGCTATGGAGATCTCCTCGCACGTTTCGTGGCCTATGGTGATTGGTACTTAGGATTTAAATTAGGAATTTCTGAAAAATATGATGAACTTGCCTTTCGTTTGATGGAAGTTTTTGCTGAACCACTTAAGCAAGTTGCTTCTGAATTTGGACAAAAAGAGCTTTCTACCCGCGCCGTTGAAATTTCTGCGGCTGCACTCGCTATGGCTGGCATAGCAATGTCTCTTTCGGGCGAAACGACTCCTTTAAGTGGATATGAGCACGTGATAAGCCATGCCCTCGATTTTCTCCGTTTGAGTTCAGATCGCCCTCTTGTTTTACATGGAGAGCAGGTTGCATTGGCTTCTCTGACAAGTGCAATGAGTTTTGAATGGCTTTTAGAAATTGAAAATTTTGATTTGAAAAAATTTCGCAGCATGAATGAAAAAGATACAAATCAAATCATCAATCACTTTTTTAGTGCTGCACCTTTTTTTGGTAAAGATGAAGATAAATTCTCTGAATCAGAAAGAAAGAAAATCGATATAAATTTATCTGCAAAATTACATTCTGCAAAAGAAATATTTATTTCAGATTATCTTAAAAAAAGTCAAAAGTGGGATATAGCAAAAGAAAGATTTACTGATTTTATCCATGAATGGCCAGAAATAAAAGCACATTTAAAAAAATTGACCCTTAGCTCCCACTCAATGCAAGCGCTGCTAGAACAAGCCCAGTTGCCAATATTTCCTGAAGCAACCACACCAAATACCACTGCGCTTGAATATCGTTGGGCCATTCGCTTTGCACCGTTTATCCGCTCACGCTTTTGCCTTGCTGATTTCATTTTTTGGATCGGTGAAGATTGTTGTATTGCTGCAGCTACGTAA